One Natronomonas gomsonensis genomic window, TAGGCCGCTTCGCCGCGGTACTGCTCCTCGTGGAACCACCCCAGTACCGTCGGATTACCGGTGAGACTCGCCGGCGCGGAGGCGCCGTCTCCCTCCTCCGGTCGCCACCAGTATCCGCCAGGCGCCGCGGTGACGATTGTCGGTTGCCCCTCGCGGGCGTCGAGCCACTCGATCGCCTCGGCCTCCTCGGGGAAGACGGTGTGCGTGTAGGCGGTGCCGTCCAGCGTCGGGCTATCGGTGCCGACCGGTTCGCCCTCGAAGTGGGAGGGCACGGCGAACCCCGCATACAGCCCCGTCGTCAGGAGAACGACGCAGGCGACGGCGACGCCCGCGGTTCGCCACGCCGAACTGTCGACCGAGGAGAGTGCTTCGGCCGGGTCCAAAAGCCGTGCCAGCGCGACGCCGGCCGCCGGCGCCCACAGTACCCATACCTGCATGTACGTCTTGAACACCGTGTTGAGGCGTTCGAGGTTCGACCCCTGATACTGCGGTTCGACGACGTGAGCGAACTCGACGATGAGGACGAGCCCGAAGCCGGCGAGCATCAACAGCGTCTCGAAGCCCACATCGGTCCGGATTCGGAGCAACAGCCACGCGACCGCCAGTAGCAGCCCGAACAGCGCGAGCGCGGCGAACCCGGCGAACCAGACGCCGAAAGCGAGGAGTGTGGTTCCGCCGACGACGGCGACGCCCCTGTCGGTTGGAATCCCCTCAAGGGGTTTCGAGAGCCGCCCAGCGAGATACGGCGCGAAGACGAGCAGGAACCCACCGTGGACGAGCAACAGCGGCCCGAGTCCGCTCCGTGGCGGGAACAGTCCGACACCGCGAGAGGAGGCGCTGCCGAGCCAGAACGGCAACACCAGAAGGCCAGCGAGCAGAAGGGCCACGACGGCGACGGCGAGTGCGAGGCCGTCCCGTCGGAACTCTTCGGCCAGTCCCGACCGGGTCGGAAGCCGAGCAGCCACCGAAGCGGGCAGCAGGGTCGCCGGGTCGGACGGTGCGAACGCGACGGTCAAAAGAACCAGCCCGCCTGCGGTGGGGAACGACCACGTGTTGACAATCGCGAGCAGCCCGGCGATGGGAACGACGGCGGCCAATCGGAGCCGACGGCGCGTCCGTTCAGTTTCGGGCGTTCGCCAGTAACTGTAACACAGCGCCGCGGCGAGAAGCAGGAACGGCGTGCTCATCATGTGGGCGTGTAAGTCGCCGTTGAGCCACGCGAACAGCGGGAACTCGTTTATTGTGCCGTCGATGACGCGGCTCGAGTCCCAGTAGGAGAAATCACTCGGTGTCCACGACAGCACCTCCGCGTCGGCGGGGATGTCGGTCGCCGCGACGACGGCCGAATCCGGGAGGAGCCACACCAACATCCGCCCCGTCGTTTCGAGGTTGCCGGCAACGCCGACGAAGAACGCTCCCAATCCCGCCGCGAGCCGACGTGGAGCGTCGTGGTTCGCCGCGATAGCCCCGGCCAGCCCGTAGGCGCCGGTGACGAGCGAC contains:
- a CDS encoding DUF2298 domain-containing protein — its product is MEYGLVALWLVMYLAVGLAALPLSGALFSRFHDGGAAFAIPVGLATVAVVGYLVGHVAFGWPALLVALAVLVLASAALRDYADIDERAFAEAAAVFAVAFCFVVAIRSVSPAIAPLPLSTGEKFLDFGLLRTLLQAGTLPPEDMWFAGESVRYYYGGHMLAALLTLFTGTAPRFAYNLALAGFYASLVTGAYGLAGAIAANHDAPRRLAAGLGAFFVGVAGNLETTGRMLVWLLPDSAVVAATDIPADAEVLSWTPSDFSYWDSSRVIDGTINEFPLFAWLNGDLHAHMMSTPFLLLAAALCYSYWRTPETERTRRRLRLAAVVPIAGLLAIVNTWSFPTAGGLVLLTVAFAPSDPATLLPASVAARLPTRSGLAEEFRRDGLALAVAVVALLLAGLLVLPFWLGSASSRGVGLFPPRSGLGPLLLVHGGFLLVFAPYLAGRLSKPLEGIPTDRGVAVVGGTTLLAFGVWFAGFAALALFGLLLAVAWLLLRIRTDVGFETLLMLAGFGLVLIVEFAHVVEPQYQGSNLERLNTVFKTYMQVWVLWAPAAGVALARLLDPAEALSSVDSSAWRTAGVAVACVVLLTTGLYAGFAVPSHFEGEPVGTDSPTLDGTAYTHTVFPEEAEAIEWLDAREGQPTIVTAAPGGYWWRPEEGDGASAPASLTGNPTVLGWFHEEQYRGEAAYEKRLGDVTTIYEGSTDEQTELLDRYGVEYVYVGPAERARYDVTIEEHPALEAAFQRGDVVVYEVRR